The Mucilaginibacter terrenus genome has a segment encoding these proteins:
- the proC gene encoding pyrroline-5-carboxylate reductase, whose translation METQQHIAILGSGNIGLALAKGLVKAGIFTPQQITLTRRNTAALAPLAADGYNVTANNTEAVTKADIVVLAILPQQLNKLLDEIKPAAMESKHLLISVVSGVSCQDIRNQLGLQVQVIRAMPNTAIAIGHSMTCIATDNASAANVSLVKSLFDTVGVSIQINEELMTSATALCACGIAFFLRSIRAASQGGTEIGFHAHDALKMAAQTAKGAADLLLQLASHPEQEIDKVTSPKGCTIAGLNEMEHNGFSSAMIKGIKLSAEKAGVLYKGSE comes from the coding sequence ATGGAAACACAACAGCATATAGCCATATTGGGCAGCGGTAACATAGGATTGGCATTGGCCAAAGGTTTGGTAAAGGCAGGTATATTTACTCCGCAACAAATTACGCTCACGCGGCGCAATACAGCGGCGTTAGCGCCACTCGCGGCCGACGGCTACAACGTTACAGCAAATAATACTGAAGCTGTTACTAAGGCAGACATTGTTGTGCTTGCCATTTTACCGCAACAGCTAAATAAACTGCTTGACGAAATTAAGCCAGCTGCTATGGAAAGCAAGCATTTGCTGATATCTGTTGTGTCCGGCGTAAGCTGCCAGGATATTCGCAATCAGCTTGGCCTGCAGGTGCAGGTGATACGAGCTATGCCAAACACAGCAATAGCTATTGGTCACAGCATGACCTGTATAGCTACTGATAATGCCTCCGCAGCTAACGTAAGCCTGGTTAAATCTCTTTTTGATACAGTTGGTGTAAGCATTCAGATTAATGAGGAATTAATGACTTCCGCTACCGCTTTATGCGCTTGTGGTATAGCATTCTTCCTGCGCTCTATTCGCGCTGCATCACAAGGTGGTACCGAAATAGGTTTTCATGCTCATGATGCGCTTAAAATGGCTGCGCAAACAGCTAAAGGAGCTGCTGATCTTCTGCTTCAGCTTGCCTCACATCCTGAACAGGAAATTGATAAGGTAACATCGCCAAAGGGCTGTACCATTGCGGGCCTTAACGAAATGGAGCACAATGGCTTTAGCTCCGCCATGATAAAAGGCATAAAGCTATCAGCAGAAAAGGCCGGAGTGCTTTACAAGGGCAGTGAATAA
- the argB gene encoding acetylglutamate kinase, whose translation MQTLHVIKIGGNVIDNSENLHRFLKDFTALEGFKILVHGGGKVATQVSESMGVEARMIDGRRITDIDTLRIVTMVYGGLINKNIVAQLQRYGTNAIGLTGADGNFIRAKKRPVKIIDYGFAGDLTENSINPESIGKLLDSGFTPVFCALTHDGEGQLLNTNADTIASALAVALSELYDTTLVYCFEKKGVLQDIDDEDSLIREIDLERYEKLKTDQIIHSGMLPKMDNAFTAISCGVKAVIIGHSDDLGQLKKDKGFGTRLSK comes from the coding sequence ATGCAAACGTTGCATGTGATTAAAATTGGTGGTAACGTAATAGATAATTCTGAAAACCTGCACAGGTTTTTAAAGGACTTTACCGCACTTGAAGGATTTAAGATACTGGTACACGGAGGTGGCAAAGTGGCTACCCAAGTGTCTGAAAGCATGGGCGTAGAAGCGCGTATGATCGACGGCAGGCGGATAACAGACATTGACACCCTGCGGATTGTAACTATGGTATACGGCGGCTTGATCAACAAAAACATTGTCGCTCAATTACAGCGTTACGGTACCAACGCTATTGGATTAACCGGTGCCGATGGGAACTTCATCCGGGCTAAAAAGCGTCCGGTAAAAATAATTGATTACGGCTTTGCAGGCGATTTAACCGAAAATTCCATTAATCCGGAAAGCATTGGTAAATTACTTGATTCAGGGTTCACTCCCGTTTTTTGCGCGCTCACACATGACGGTGAGGGACAGTTATTAAATACCAATGCCGATACTATCGCTTCTGCGCTGGCTGTTGCGCTATCTGAACTGTACGATACAACGCTGGTGTATTGTTTCGAGAAAAAGGGTGTTCTTCAGGACATTGATGATGAAGATTCATTGATACGCGAAATAGACCTTGAACGATACGAAAAGTTAAAGACCGACCAAATAATCCACAGCGGAATGCTGCCAAAGATGGACAACGCATTTACAGCTATATCTTGCGGGGTTAAGGCTGTTATAATTGGTCATTCCGATGATCTCGGTCAGCTGAAAAAAGATAAAGGTTTTGGTACACGCTTAAGCAAATAA
- the ribD gene encoding bifunctional diaminohydroxyphosphoribosylaminopyrimidine deaminase/5-amino-6-(5-phosphoribosylamino)uracil reductase RibD, whose translation MPDHQLYMQRCLELAELGAGFVSPNPMVGAVVVCDDKVIGESYHKQYGGPHAEVNAINQVVEKYPDAIDLLKKSTIYVSLEPCAHYGKTPPCADLIIKHQIPNVVVGCRDPFPQVDGKGIDKLKAAGVDVTVGALEQESRRLNRRFFTRVQKQRPYIILKWAQTVDGFFAPDDGSQHWITGPESRNLVHQWRAEEDAILVGRNTALNDNPQLNVRYAEGRNPKRVVIDRELTLPKDLHLFDQSTETLIFNELKTDIEGNVKYIALEDFNHYLPQYMMYQLWMQDIQSVIIEGGAHTLNSFIKDGLWDEARIFTGPGVLNQGIPAPVISGTNGGHYTVGADQLQLFYNS comes from the coding sequence ATGCCTGATCATCAACTATACATGCAGCGCTGTCTTGAACTTGCTGAACTTGGAGCTGGGTTTGTAAGCCCTAATCCGATGGTGGGTGCTGTAGTGGTGTGTGACGATAAGGTGATTGGGGAAAGCTACCATAAGCAATATGGCGGACCACACGCCGAAGTAAACGCTATCAATCAGGTTGTCGAAAAGTACCCGGATGCGATAGATCTGCTAAAAAAATCGACAATTTATGTTTCCCTTGAACCCTGCGCGCATTACGGCAAAACTCCACCCTGTGCAGATTTAATTATTAAACACCAAATACCAAATGTAGTTGTAGGCTGCCGCGACCCTTTCCCACAGGTAGACGGTAAGGGTATTGATAAATTAAAGGCTGCAGGTGTTGATGTAACCGTTGGTGCGTTGGAACAGGAAAGCCGCCGCCTTAATCGTCGTTTTTTTACCCGTGTACAAAAGCAACGCCCTTATATTATTTTAAAGTGGGCGCAAACAGTAGACGGTTTTTTTGCTCCTGATGATGGTAGCCAACATTGGATTACCGGACCTGAAAGCCGCAATTTGGTACACCAATGGCGCGCCGAAGAAGATGCCATATTGGTTGGAAGAAACACTGCCTTAAATGACAATCCCCAGCTAAATGTACGATATGCGGAAGGTCGCAATCCAAAACGGGTGGTTATAGACCGCGAGCTTACACTGCCTAAGGACCTGCACCTGTTTGATCAGTCGACAGAAACTTTGATATTTAATGAGCTGAAGACGGATATAGAGGGCAACGTGAAGTATATCGCGTTAGAGGACTTTAACCACTACCTGCCACAATACATGATGTACCAGCTCTGGATGCAGGATATTCAATCAGTAATTATAGAAGGTGGCGCACATACATTAAATTCTTTTATTAAAGATGGATTGTGGGATGAAGCGCGTATTTTTACCGGACCAGGTGTGCTGAACCAAGGCATTCCTGCACCGGTTATAAGTGGCACCAATGGTGGTCACTATACCGTTGGTGCCGACCAATTACAATTGTTTTACAATAGCTAA
- a CDS encoding DMT family transporter: protein MLYVFLSVCCSVVVSILLKLSRRYSIHVFQAITWNYSMAILLTWFFFRPKLQDLDLNGAPLPIYIAVGILLPVIFMVMASSVRVAGIVRTDVAQRLSLFIPLVASYFLFGETFTPLKIVGIIVGFAAILCSIPWQKQTANRKVISNAWIYLLIVFIGFGAIDILFKQVAGVKVLPYTTSLFVIFILAFVIALVALLYHVITGKARISWPHMMFGWILGVANFGNILFYIKAHQQLSTSPSAVFSAMNIGVITVAALVGLMIFKERLSLLNKIGIGLAVVAIIIITISQH, encoded by the coding sequence ATGTTATACGTTTTTTTAAGTGTTTGCTGTAGTGTGGTAGTTTCAATATTGCTGAAACTGTCCAGGCGCTACAGCATACACGTATTTCAGGCTATCACTTGGAACTACTCCATGGCTATTTTGCTCACGTGGTTCTTCTTCAGGCCTAAGTTGCAGGACCTTGATCTGAATGGTGCGCCGCTCCCTATATATATTGCCGTTGGCATTTTGCTACCGGTAATCTTTATGGTAATGGCTTCTTCAGTACGTGTAGCAGGTATTGTGCGTACAGATGTTGCACAACGCCTTTCGTTATTCATCCCGTTAGTAGCATCCTATTTTCTGTTTGGAGAAACGTTTACTCCCTTGAAAATAGTAGGAATAATTGTTGGGTTTGCTGCCATACTCTGTTCAATCCCTTGGCAAAAACAAACTGCCAATCGCAAGGTCATCAGCAATGCCTGGATTTACCTGCTTATTGTTTTCATTGGTTTTGGTGCGATAGATATTTTGTTTAAGCAAGTAGCCGGAGTAAAGGTGCTGCCATATACAACCTCTCTTTTCGTTATCTTTATACTAGCCTTTGTTATTGCGCTTGTTGCGTTATTGTACCATGTAATTACTGGTAAGGCACGCATTTCCTGGCCGCACATGATGTTTGGTTGGATATTGGGCGTAGCCAATTTCGGCAATATATTGTTTTACATTAAAGCTCATCAACAACTATCGACAAGCCCATCAGCTGTTTTTTCTGCCATGAATATAGGCGTGATAACAGTAGCCGCACTTGTCGGTTTAATGATATTTAAAGAGCGCCTCAGCTTATTGAATAAGATAGGCATCGGTTTAGCGGTAGTTGCAATCATTATCATCACGATCTCTCAACATTGA
- a CDS encoding IMPACT family protein, with protein MLFEDTYKTIAQPAEGVFRDRGSKFLSFAYPITNDAEVKPLVANLKTLHPKANHHCWAVRLGIDRSVFRVNDDGEPSGTAGRPILNTLLSKDITNTLVVVVRYFGGTLLGVPGLINAYKAATEAALAEASVVEKTVNDVYTIIFEYPQMNDVMRIIKEEQLSIIEQTLELNCSVKFSVRKTQVESVMAKLNKVEKARITYNYSG; from the coding sequence ATGCTTTTTGAAGATACTTATAAAACCATCGCCCAACCGGCTGAAGGTGTTTTTCGCGATCGGGGAAGTAAGTTCCTTTCGTTTGCTTATCCAATTACAAACGACGCCGAGGTTAAGCCGTTGGTAGCAAATCTAAAAACGCTTCATCCAAAGGCGAATCATCATTGCTGGGCTGTAAGATTGGGTATAGACCGATCTGTATTCCGTGTGAACGATGATGGAGAACCCTCAGGCACTGCCGGCCGGCCAATACTTAATACTTTGCTTTCTAAAGACATCACCAATACACTGGTTGTGGTTGTGCGCTATTTTGGCGGAACACTACTGGGTGTACCTGGATTGATAAACGCGTACAAAGCGGCTACAGAGGCTGCACTAGCAGAAGCTAGCGTGGTAGAGAAGACCGTTAATGATGTTTACACCATTATATTCGAGTACCCGCAAATGAACGACGTAATGCGGATAATAAAAGAAGAGCAACTATCAATCATTGAACAAACATTAGAACTAAATTGTAGCGTAAAATTTTCTGTCAGGAAAACGCAGGTAGAATCTGTTATGGCCAAACTCAACAAAGTAGAGAAAGCCAGGATAACCTATAACTACAGCGGGTAA
- the mgtE gene encoding magnesium transporter, which translates to MQSFEIDKSDLQRIKVALDGDDSGLEDVLKEYHASEIAILFEKLSQEGRERIINLLPADIASEVLSEMTEEAHPEELLLNLDPEKRSEIVEELDYDDATDIISQLEEHEQHEILADIDHEDATNIRALLKYDEDTAGGLMNSEIIKVNINLDKKDALEEIIRQSEEMEEFYTIYVVDDADILQGILSVKSIIKARSDARVSDLVIKDFVYVKADLDQEDVAGLISQYNLTAIPVVDDNMKLLGRITVDDIIDVMEQESTEDILKISGVSEDEELSGNWQEAVKSRLPWLVINLATGFLAASIIRHFDATIKDLAIISAYMTIIAGMGGNTATQALAVTVRRISLTDLSDRQAYNTVLKEFLVGLINGAANGLIIFAVAYFYDANLVLGLVLFLAMTGNLIVAGVTGASIPLILKRVGVDPAVASSIIITTFTDCIGFLLPLWLASTLLLHR; encoded by the coding sequence ATGCAATCTTTTGAAATAGACAAATCGGACTTGCAGCGAATTAAAGTAGCGCTTGATGGCGACGATTCTGGTCTTGAAGATGTTCTGAAAGAATACCATGCCTCGGAGATTGCAATACTGTTCGAAAAACTTTCGCAGGAGGGCCGCGAGCGCATCATCAACCTCTTGCCCGCCGATATAGCATCTGAAGTGCTATCGGAAATGACGGAGGAGGCCCATCCCGAAGAGCTTCTTTTGAATCTTGACCCTGAAAAGCGCTCTGAAATAGTTGAGGAACTGGACTATGATGATGCGACCGACATTATATCTCAGTTAGAGGAGCATGAGCAGCACGAGATACTAGCGGATATAGATCACGAGGATGCCACCAACATCCGGGCGCTGCTGAAGTACGACGAGGACACTGCTGGCGGCCTCATGAACTCCGAGATTATTAAGGTAAACATCAATCTTGATAAGAAAGATGCGCTGGAAGAGATCATCCGCCAGAGCGAGGAGATGGAGGAGTTCTATACCATTTATGTGGTAGATGATGCCGATATACTTCAGGGCATACTTTCAGTAAAGTCCATTATTAAGGCCCGGTCTGACGCGCGTGTAAGTGATCTGGTGATCAAAGACTTCGTATATGTAAAGGCTGACCTCGACCAGGAGGATGTTGCTGGACTTATATCGCAATATAACCTTACTGCTATCCCGGTAGTAGATGATAACATGAAATTGCTGGGCCGAATTACGGTGGATGACATCATCGACGTAATGGAGCAGGAGAGCACCGAGGATATCTTAAAGATATCCGGTGTAAGCGAAGATGAAGAACTGAGCGGTAACTGGCAGGAAGCGGTAAAAAGCCGCTTACCATGGCTGGTAATTAACCTTGCTACGGGTTTTCTAGCCGCTTCTATTATCCGCCATTTTGATGCAACTATTAAAGATTTGGCCATTATCTCTGCCTACATGACTATTATTGCGGGAATGGGCGGCAATACGGCTACACAGGCGCTTGCAGTAACGGTTCGCCGTATATCGCTCACAGACCTTAGCGACAGGCAAGCTTATAATACAGTATTAAAAGAATTCCTTGTAGGTTTAATTAACGGTGCAGCAAACGGATTGATCATTTTTGCAGTGGCTTATTTTTACGATGCTAACCTGGTACTTGGGTTGGTACTGTTTCTGGCGATGACTGGAAATTTAATTGTTGCAGGCGTAACAGGGGCTTCTATACCTCTGATTTTAAAGCGGGTAGGAGTCGATCCAGCTGTTGCATCGTCAATCATCATAACCACTTTTACAGATTGTATAGGATTTTTATTGCCGCTGTGGCTGGCAAGTACGCTTTTATTACACAGGTAA
- the bioB gene encoding biotin synthase BioB, with the protein MTEVRYNWTTEEISEIYHSPLLDLVYRAATIHRENKDYSEVQISSLISIKTGGCPEDCAYCPQAARYNTGVDVHAIMPKEEVIAVAQRAKNGGASRLCMGAAWREVRDNRDFDKVLDMVKAVNELDMEVCCTLGMLTEHQAQRLADAGLYAYNHNLDTSEDDYKRIITTRTYDDRLKTLENVRKAKISVCSGGIIGLGETVEDRISMLKTLSNLPKHPESVPINALVPVKGTPLADQPRVAIWDMVRMIATARIIMPKTVVRLSAGRTEMSTLEQAFCFMAGANSIFAGEKLLTTPNPSFDEDMAMFELLGLSPRKAFKNGRPNVPKELKEMSINEVI; encoded by the coding sequence ATGACCGAAGTAAGATACAACTGGACAACCGAAGAAATCTCTGAAATATACCATTCACCACTGCTGGATCTCGTTTACCGCGCTGCTACCATACACCGCGAAAACAAAGATTATTCTGAAGTGCAGATTAGTTCGCTGATCTCTATCAAAACCGGCGGCTGCCCGGAAGATTGCGCGTATTGTCCGCAGGCCGCGCGTTATAACACCGGCGTGGATGTGCACGCCATAATGCCTAAGGAAGAAGTTATTGCTGTTGCGCAACGCGCTAAAAATGGCGGTGCAAGCAGGCTTTGCATGGGCGCTGCGTGGCGCGAAGTACGCGATAACCGCGACTTTGACAAAGTGCTGGACATGGTTAAAGCTGTAAACGAGCTGGATATGGAGGTTTGCTGTACCCTGGGTATGCTTACCGAGCACCAGGCACAGCGCTTAGCGGATGCTGGCCTATATGCTTACAACCATAATCTCGATACATCTGAGGACGATTACAAACGCATTATTACAACCCGCACCTACGACGACCGTTTGAAAACACTTGAAAACGTTCGTAAAGCAAAGATATCTGTTTGCAGTGGCGGCATTATTGGGCTGGGCGAAACTGTTGAGGATCGTATATCTATGCTGAAAACGCTATCAAACCTGCCTAAACACCCGGAGTCGGTTCCAATTAACGCGCTGGTGCCGGTTAAGGGTACACCGCTGGCAGATCAGCCAAGAGTTGCTATCTGGGATATGGTAAGAATGATTGCAACAGCGCGCATAATCATGCCGAAAACCGTTGTACGCCTTTCTGCAGGCCGCACGGAAATGAGCACACTGGAACAGGCCTTTTGCTTTATGGCAGGTGCCAACTCAATTTTTGCAGGCGAAAAGCTACTTACTACGCCAAACCCGTCATTTGATGAGGATATGGCAATGTTCGAACTGCTGGGACTTAGTCCGCGTAAGGCGTTCAAAAACGGCCGTCCTAATGTTCCTAAAGAACTGAAGGAAATGAGCATTAACGAGGTAATTTAA
- a CDS encoding ABC transporter ATP-binding protein, with protein sequence MLSLQHISKYYQVGGNKNYVINDISLDVDEGEFVSIMGPSGSGKSTLLNIIGMLDEPSSGYHYFVEQPVHQMKEKQRAALYKKYIGFVFQAYHLIDELTVYENIETPLIYQDVKGSERKAMVADMLDRFQIVGKKDLFPSQLSGGQQQLVGIARALIASPKLLLADEPTGNLNSKQGEDIMELFRKLNKEDGVTIIQVTHSEKNAEYGSRIINLLDGRVESSTKF encoded by the coding sequence ATGTTATCACTACAGCACATTTCTAAGTATTACCAGGTAGGCGGCAATAAGAACTACGTTATAAACGATATCAGCCTTGATGTTGACGAGGGCGAATTTGTATCCATTATGGGCCCGTCCGGTTCTGGTAAATCAACCTTGCTCAACATCATCGGTATGTTGGACGAACCATCGTCAGGCTATCACTATTTTGTAGAGCAGCCTGTTCATCAAATGAAAGAAAAGCAACGTGCCGCTTTGTACAAAAAGTACATCGGCTTTGTTTTCCAGGCTTATCACTTGATTGATGAACTTACCGTTTATGAAAACATTGAGACACCGCTGATCTACCAGGACGTAAAAGGTTCGGAGCGTAAAGCGATGGTAGCTGATATGCTCGATCGATTCCAGATCGTTGGTAAAAAGGATCTTTTTCCTTCGCAGCTTTCCGGCGGTCAGCAGCAGCTGGTTGGTATAGCCCGCGCGCTTATTGCGAGCCCTAAGTTATTACTTGCAGATGAGCCTACCGGTAACCTTAACTCCAAACAAGGGGAGGACATTATGGAGCTGTTTAGAAAATTGAATAAAGAAGACGGGGTTACTATCATCCAGGTAACTCATTCTGAAAAGAATGCAGAATACGGTTCGCGCATTATTAACCTGTTGGATGGAAGGGTAGAATCTTCAACAAAATTCTGA
- a CDS encoding TolC family protein, with amino-acid sequence MRYVKYLIVSLTLLSPALAHSQSADTTLSLQQCIDIAVKNNLDVKKSELAVQTSHVNFNQARENMLPTLYGQVDHGINNGRGIDPSTNTYVKQSFKSGNYNLSSDLTVFSGLQNLNNIKQTSLAYQAGKMDLQQAKDQVTINVITAYLMVLDNTELLAQVKNQLEVSRQQVARLQILEKEGANKLPSDLYDLKGTYADNQLSVVNTATTLKTSKLNLLQILNIPYKENITLQPINAEELAKQTPNSADQVYDIALNQLAYVKAATLRRQSAEKGVSVAKGSLLPSIGLYGGVSTNYSSAATLNNQTIGYWDQFKNNYGTQFGVSLRIPILNYFQNRNKVALAKIQLQNNIYVEQTTKVQLRQDVEKAYLNMTSAYERYQASAQQVEAYTESFRTAEIRFNAGVLTSVDFVVAKNNLDRAKINLINSRYDVYIYNKILDYYQGKLSL; translated from the coding sequence ATGCGATACGTTAAATACTTAATTGTTAGTCTTACTTTATTATCACCGGCACTTGCACACAGCCAATCTGCCGATACAACGCTGAGTTTACAGCAATGTATAGACATTGCCGTGAAGAACAACCTCGACGTGAAAAAGAGCGAGCTGGCGGTGCAAACATCACATGTTAACTTTAACCAGGCGCGGGAGAACATGCTGCCAACACTTTACGGGCAGGTTGACCACGGCATAAACAATGGCCGAGGTATCGATCCGTCAACCAACACCTACGTTAAGCAATCATTTAAATCTGGTAATTACAACCTGAGCAGCGATCTTACAGTGTTCAGCGGGTTGCAAAATCTGAACAATATAAAGCAAACATCGTTGGCTTACCAGGCCGGCAAAATGGACCTGCAGCAGGCAAAAGACCAGGTAACCATTAATGTGATAACCGCGTACCTGATGGTGCTGGACAATACCGAACTTTTGGCGCAGGTAAAAAACCAGCTGGAGGTATCCAGGCAGCAAGTTGCCCGTTTGCAGATACTGGAGAAAGAAGGGGCAAACAAGCTGCCATCTGATTTGTACGATCTTAAAGGTACTTATGCCGATAACCAACTTTCGGTTGTAAATACCGCTACCACGCTAAAAACCTCCAAGCTTAATTTGCTGCAGATATTAAATATTCCTTATAAAGAGAATATCACACTTCAGCCAATAAACGCGGAGGAACTGGCTAAACAGACGCCAAATTCTGCCGATCAGGTTTATGATATAGCGCTTAATCAGCTTGCTTATGTGAAAGCAGCAACCTTAAGGCGCCAGAGTGCCGAAAAGGGAGTAAGCGTTGCCAAGGGAAGCTTGCTGCCTAGTATAGGCTTGTATGGTGGCGTATCTACCAACTACTCAAGTGCAGCTACGCTTAATAACCAAACCATAGGTTATTGGGATCAGTTTAAAAATAATTACGGCACCCAGTTTGGCGTTAGCTTGCGCATACCCATCCTTAACTATTTTCAAAACCGCAACAAGGTTGCTTTGGCTAAAATTCAGCTGCAAAACAATATTTATGTAGAGCAAACCACAAAAGTTCAGTTGAGGCAGGATGTAGAAAAGGCATATCTGAACATGACATCGGCATATGAGCGCTACCAGGCATCGGCACAGCAGGTAGAAGCTTATACCGAATCGTTCCGGACGGCAGAGATAAGATTTAACGCCGGCGTACTCACTTCAGTTGATTTTGTGGTAGCGAAGAACAACCTGGACAGGGCCAAAATCAACCTTATCAACTCCAGGTACGATGTGTACATTTATAACAAGATTTTAGATTACTACCAGGGCAAATTATCATTATAA
- a CDS encoding porin family protein, whose product MKKLLLTACIVFGGILASQAQILPKVQFGVKAGANLTSLSSGSGSLSSDNRAGYLAGFWARFGALGFNFQPELYITSKNVDINNGSSNSATTKAKFTSIDVPLLFGGKVGAFGLGGRFYTGPLLSFAINRDQNFIGATGDAINLRYKDSNFAWTVGAGLDVQKISVDLRYEAGLTKQSYITGGSEYKTRVSLFNLSLGYAF is encoded by the coding sequence ATGAAAAAATTATTACTTACAGCCTGTATCGTATTCGGCGGTATTTTGGCTTCACAAGCTCAGATATTACCTAAAGTACAATTTGGTGTAAAGGCAGGCGCCAACCTAACCAGTTTATCATCCGGCAGCGGTTCGCTTAGCAGTGATAACCGTGCTGGTTATCTTGCGGGTTTTTGGGCGCGCTTTGGTGCTTTAGGTTTTAATTTCCAACCGGAGTTGTACATCACCAGCAAGAATGTAGATATCAACAACGGTTCATCAAATTCTGCTACTACAAAAGCCAAGTTCACCAGTATAGATGTGCCTTTGCTGTTTGGCGGTAAAGTAGGCGCGTTTGGTTTAGGCGGCAGGTTTTACACAGGCCCGCTATTGTCTTTCGCCATTAACCGCGATCAGAATTTCATAGGAGCAACGGGCGACGCAATTAACCTGCGCTACAAGGATTCTAACTTCGCCTGGACAGTAGGAGCCGGCTTAGATGTACAAAAAATATCTGTAGACCTGCGCTACGAGGCCGGGCTTACCAAGCAGAGTTACATTACCGGCGGAAGCGAATACAAAACGCGTGTAAGCCTGTTTAACTTAAGCCTTGGATACGCTTTCTAA